Proteins encoded in a region of the Mustelus asterias chromosome X, sMusAst1.hap1.1, whole genome shotgun sequence genome:
- the LOC144481955 gene encoding uncharacterized protein LOC144481955 isoform X3 codes for MEVKSRLRNGKKCYMSSVQGCSFSQSSDQLKHNQRHTEEKPWKCGDCGKGFNYPSRLETHRRIHTGERPFTCSKCGKGFTQSSHLQIHQQIHTGKWSSTCSECGKGFSQSFTLMVHQRIHTVERPFTCSECGKGFTQSSTLLRQQQIHTGKRPFTCSECGKGFIRLYHLLRHQHVHTGERPFTCSPTDSHWGETIHLLEMWKGIQSPIQPAETPVSSQVIAGVGVCQKHVQIVNQHVNLFQ; via the coding sequence ATGGAAGTGAAAAGCAGACTTCGCAATGGAAAGAAATGCTACATGTCCTCTGTCCAAGGATGCAGCTTCAGCCAATCATCTGACCAATTGAAACACAATCAGAgacacactgaggagaagccgtGGAAATGTGGTGATTGTGGGAAAGGTTTCAATTACCCATCCCGATTGGAAACTCAtcggcgaattcacactggggagagaccatttacctgctcaaaatgtgggaaaggattcactcagtcttcccatttgcagatacaccagcaaattcacactggaaaGTGGTCTTCCACttgctcagaatgtgggaagggattctctcagTCATTCACCCTGATGgtacaccaacgaattcacaccgtggagagaccgttcacctgctcggagtgtgggaagggattcactcagtcatccactctGCTGAGACAGCAACAGATTCATactggaaagaggccattcacctgctcagagtgtgggaagggattcattaggTTATATCACCTTCTGAGACACCAGCATGTTCATacgggggagaggcctttcacctgttcACCAacagattcacactggggagagaccattcacctgctcgaaatgtggaaagggattcaatcgcccatccagcctgctgagacaccagtgagttcCCAAGTAATTGCAGGAGTTGGGGTTTGTCAGAAACATGTTCAGATAGTGAATCAACATGTTAATCTGTTTCAGTAA